One stretch of Serinicoccus hydrothermalis DNA includes these proteins:
- a CDS encoding serine hydrolase domain-containing protein, with protein MHRRTTTIALTVALAGIPVAATAAPAPGADVDELATAAERDEELRQDVREAAATAQAQAAEMRRSTTGDLPGTARVPWSPRPALESGIDTLVADGAIGVTARVETPTLRWTGSAGERGLDGAAPALDRSPLRVASNTKTMIATLVMQEVEAGTWTLDTPVDDVIPGLFPDHPDVTVRHLLSHTSGMPLGTYELITPYVEDPEDWDDFVSAISRDYADQEHIDAVNAVPWATQPGEAYSYSNAGYVALGMLLEEATGTDVGTLVTERIRRPAGMGQSRYPDEPGLQGAALHEAMFVDELGWVGLEGFDPDVFSHSGAAVATVEDLSDLTTSLLGGDLVSSASVEQMITPSSENPMGYGLGMYALPDPCRPGEYLYGHDGATFGSLSLTFASRDGSRQVALGVTGRDLTLDQDALYDINDALVPMLLATC; from the coding sequence ATGCACCGACGCACCACGACCATCGCCCTCACCGTCGCGCTGGCGGGCATACCCGTCGCGGCCACCGCCGCACCCGCCCCGGGTGCGGACGTCGACGAGCTCGCCACGGCGGCGGAGCGTGACGAGGAGCTGCGGCAGGACGTCCGTGAGGCGGCCGCCACGGCGCAGGCGCAGGCCGCCGAGATGCGGCGCTCGACGACCGGTGACCTCCCCGGCACCGCGCGGGTCCCGTGGAGCCCGCGGCCCGCGCTCGAGTCGGGCATCGACACCCTCGTCGCCGACGGCGCCATCGGGGTCACCGCACGGGTGGAGACCCCGACGCTGCGCTGGACCGGGTCCGCGGGTGAACGGGGCCTCGACGGGGCCGCGCCGGCGCTCGACCGCAGCCCGCTGCGGGTCGCCAGCAACACCAAGACGATGATCGCCACCCTGGTGATGCAGGAGGTCGAGGCCGGGACCTGGACCCTCGACACCCCGGTCGACGACGTCATCCCCGGGCTGTTCCCGGACCACCCGGACGTCACCGTCCGGCACCTGCTCAGCCACACCTCGGGTATGCCGCTGGGCACCTACGAGCTCATCACGCCCTACGTCGAGGACCCGGAGGACTGGGACGACTTCGTGAGCGCGATCAGCCGCGACTACGCCGACCAGGAGCACATCGACGCCGTCAACGCGGTGCCGTGGGCGACCCAGCCGGGCGAGGCCTACAGCTACTCCAACGCCGGCTACGTCGCCCTCGGCATGCTGCTGGAGGAGGCCACCGGGACCGACGTGGGGACGTTGGTCACCGAGCGGATCCGGCGCCCGGCGGGGATGGGGCAGAGCCGCTATCCGGACGAGCCGGGGCTGCAGGGTGCCGCGCTGCACGAGGCGATGTTCGTCGACGAGCTCGGCTGGGTCGGGCTGGAGGGCTTCGACCCCGACGTCTTCTCGCACAGCGGGGCGGCGGTCGCGACGGTCGAGGACCTCTCCGACCTCACCACGTCGCTGCTGGGCGGTGACCTGGTCTCGTCGGCGAGCGTGGAGCAGATGATCACCCCGTCCTCGGAGAACCCGATGGGCTACGGGCTGGGCATGTACGCCCTGCCCGACCCGTGCCGGCCGGGCGAGTACCTCTACGGTCACGACGGCGCGACCTTCGGCAGCCTCAGCCTGACCTTTGCCTCGCGCGACGGCTCACGCCAGGTGGCGCTCGGGGTGACCGGTCGCGACCTGACGCTGGACCAGGACGCGCTCTACGACATCAACGACGCGCTCGTGCCGATGCTCCTCGCCACCTGCTGA
- a CDS encoding exodeoxyribonuclease III yields the protein MLRVASVNINGIRAALRRGFGDWTAQRGCDVVTLQEVRCRVDDLPEDAFGGYHLAYDPGSLAGRNGVAVLTRERPAGVRTWGADVLLRAPGEGHTRLDAPDDPGTLARGLSRYAREGRYLEVDLADAPLTVASLYLPKGGLPAELQRPDRMREAPDGGRKYARKMHFLDAFARQLSRARRTARARGREFLLTGDLNLAHTRLDVAAWRRNQQSEGFLPQERAWFDAQLCPRTLVDVVRRLHPDTEGPYTWWSWLGQAYARDAGWRIDHHLATPRLARSAVRAEVDRDHRGVRLSDHAPVVVDYDLG from the coding sequence GTGCTGCGCGTCGCCTCGGTCAACATCAACGGGATCCGGGCCGCGTTGCGTCGCGGCTTCGGCGACTGGACGGCGCAGAGGGGCTGCGACGTCGTGACGCTGCAGGAGGTCCGCTGCCGCGTCGACGACCTGCCCGAGGACGCCTTCGGGGGCTACCACCTCGCCTACGACCCGGGCTCGCTCGCCGGGCGCAACGGCGTCGCTGTCCTCACCCGCGAGCGCCCCGCCGGGGTGCGCACCTGGGGGGCGGACGTGCTGCTGCGCGCGCCGGGGGAGGGGCATACCCGCCTCGACGCCCCCGACGACCCCGGCACCCTCGCCCGTGGCCTCTCCCGGTATGCCCGTGAGGGCCGCTACCTCGAGGTGGACCTGGCCGACGCTCCCCTGACGGTGGCCAGCCTGTACCTGCCCAAGGGCGGGCTCCCGGCGGAGCTGCAACGTCCGGACCGGATGCGCGAGGCCCCGGACGGCGGCAGGAAGTATGCCCGCAAGATGCACTTCCTCGACGCCTTCGCCCGGCAGCTCTCCCGCGCCAGGCGGACCGCGCGCGCCCGCGGCCGGGAGTTCCTGCTCACCGGCGACCTCAACCTGGCGCACACCCGGCTCGACGTCGCCGCCTGGCGGCGCAACCAGCAGTCCGAGGGCTTCCTGCCGCAGGAGCGCGCCTGGTTCGACGCCCAGCTCTGCCCGCGCACCCTCGTCGACGTCGTGCGACGGCTCCACCCGGACACCGAGGGTCCCTACACCTGGTGGTCCTGGCTGGGGCAGGCGTATGCCCGCGACGCGGGCTGGCGGATCGACCACCACCTCGCGACCCCGCGGCTGGCCCGCTCCGCGGTGCGCGCCGAGGTGGACCGGGACCACCGCGGGGTGCGGCTCAGCGACCACGCCCCGGTGGTCGTCGACTACGACCTGGGCTGA